One stretch of Apis cerana isolate GH-2021 linkage group LG8, AcerK_1.0, whole genome shotgun sequence DNA includes these proteins:
- the LOC107997280 gene encoding uncharacterized protein LOC107997280 — translation MKLKGTFMLLIIANAVYSQNATVITSDDALQGYDPLFMVGCYFPAEFQGEFVTQVSGKDTSNEPIQYSTINITFNAVPVWGYCHRRVGDNVLLMDRYGDGDCIRCFRLSRRSRNVIEVFSEDLNRCYTSEATALISCDKLNSTSILYRTREIGNVPIRNEYCPITGQYHFTYNLNNGSDKTIECNSFSSSFNNCPDGSILRLHFNRCTFESYTNLTFNCLGNWPGPNGSIYFALMDNSATYEGRPQYRCGLFHVDNKKGKTYMALSSDSSCTQDLDNSTSGYETLILSKVPNQKKMPNYVKTHVATFPKWAQGLWEESLIVNGTMTFTDLNGYNSYTFITVDSNEETGRYIVYSKNQCEQAAYVCLMMRQRSENVLEFAIGVLLSPVYKPSLCDNPLDKPVWMTQARVERAVESPCPITGEYMGMITDLSGMCAELSSNCNTREIMYFKVTDCESGELYEERAYLCLGQWEEKGVMYTYTMRNDTSTNECFVGLIVNDEEIYIKEAGDHCMRNIDPKKEGMRLYKKGQCYGNSPSPAPTPMKPIPHNPIMRIATTPRSRISGTTNISGNNIPSFASHKITASYSFMVFIMVIAFFKNIYTCI, via the exons atgaaGCTCAAAGGAACATTTATGTTGTTAATTATTGCTAATGCAGTCTACAGTCAAA atgcaACTGTAATCACAAGCGACGATGCTCTTCAAGGTTACGACCCTCTCTTCATGGTCGGTTGTTATTTTCCCGCGGAATTTCAGGGTGAGTTCGTGACACAGGTGAGCGGAAAAGATACAAGCAACGAACCTATTCAATATTCTACTATCAACATCACGTTCAACGCTGTTCCCGTGTGGGGTTATTGCCATAGGAGGGTCGGCGATAACGTGTTGCTAATGGACAG ATATGGTGATGGTGACTGCATTCGATGCTTTCGATTATCAAGAAGATCACGAAATGTTATAGAAGTATTCTCTGAAGATTTAAACAGATGTTACACTTCAGAAGCCACTGCTTTGATTTCttgtgataaattaaattcgacatccattttatatc GTACTAGAGAAATTGGAAATGTTCCtattagaaatgaatattgtCCAATAACTGGCCAGtatcattttacatataatctcAATAATGGATCCGATAAAACTATTGAATGTAATAgcttttcatcttcttttaacAATTGTCCTGATGGTTCAATCTTAAGATTACACTTTAATCGATGCACCTTTGAATCTTACa CAAATCTTACATTTAATTGCTTAGGCAATTGGCCTGGTCCAAATGGTTCTATTTATTTTGCTTTGATGGATAACAGTGCGACTTATGAAGGTAGACCACAGTATAGATGTGGg ttatTTCATGTTGacaataaaaaaggaaagacaTATATGGCACTCAGCAGTGATTCCAGTTGTACACAAGATCTAGATAATTCCACTAGTGGATATGAAACATTAATCCTTAGTAAAGTTccaaatcaaaaaaagatgCCAAATTATGTGAAGACTCATGTAGCAAC atttccaAAATGGGCACAAGGTCTATGGGAAGAATCTCTTATTGTTAATGGTACTATGACTTTCACTGATCTTAATGGGTATAATAGTTATACGTTTATTACCGTTGATTCTAACGAAGAAACTGGCCGCTATATCGTTTACTCCAAAAATCAATG tgAACAAGCAGCTTACGTATGTTTAATGATGAGGCAACGAAGTGAAAATGTATTAGAATTTGCAAtag GTGTACTTTTAAGCCCAGTTTATAAACCCTCATTGTGCGATAATCCTTTAGATAAGCCTGTTTGGATGACACAAGCAC gCGTTGAACGTGCAGTAGAATCACCTTGCCCGATTACTGGAGAATATATGGGAATGATAACTGATTTATCAGGAATGTGTGCTGAATTAAGTAGTAATTGTAACACTCgtgaaataatgtattttaaagtTACTGATTGTGAATCTGGAGAACTTTATGAag aaCGAGCATACTTATGCTTAGGACAATGGGAAGAAAAAGGtgtaatgtatacatatactatGAGAAACGATACTAGTACTAACGAATGTTTTGTTGGTTTAATTGTAAATGATGAAGAAATCTATATCAAAGAAGCGGGAGATCATTGTATGAGAAATATTGATCctaaaaaagaaggaatgcGTCTATATAAGAAAG gtCAATGTTATGGAAATTCCCCAAGTCCTGCACCAACACCAATGAAACCAATTCCTCACAATCCAATAATGAGAATCGCCACTACTCCGCGATCGAGAATTTCAG GTACCACTAATATATCaggaaataatattccatcatTTGCTTCACATAAAATCACTGCATCTTATAGTTTTATGGTATTTATAATGGTAATtgcgttttttaaaaatatttatacatgtatttgA